Proteins encoded in a region of the Sugiyamaella lignohabitans strain CBS 10342 chromosome B, complete sequence genome:
- the TUB4 gene encoding gamma-tubulin, which yields MYNPENIYISPQGGGAGNNWGAGYHSGERISEELMDMLDREADGSDSLEGFMLLHSIAGGTGSGVGSFLLERLNDRFPKKLIQTYSVFPASNQVSDVVVQPYNSILTLKRLALHADSVIVIDNGALTRIAADTLNVQSPTFAQTNQLVSTVMSASTSTLRYPGYLHNDLASIMASLIPFPKAHFLMTSYTPFTNDTVDQAKLVRKTTVLDIMRRLLQPKNRMVSTAQSKTSCYISLLNIIQGEVDPTDIHKSLLRIRERNLANFLPSSPASLQISLARRSPYTTTTLSNSRISGLMLANHTSITSLFQRSLDQFDRLLRRQAFIEQYKKQPMFENGLEEFDDSREILRSVIKEYKDLEQEVPEEPLEN from the coding sequence ATGTATAAtcctgaaaatatatacatttCTCCTCAGGGAGGAGGTGCCGGTAATAACTGGGGTGCTGGTTATCACTCGGGAGAACGGATTTCCGAAGAATTGATGGATATGTTGGATCGAGAAGCTGATGGTAGTGATTCTTTGGAGGGATtcatgctgctgcattctattgctggtggtactggttctggtgtgggttcttttcttcttgaacGATTAAATGATCGGTTTCCTAAAAAGTTGATTCAGACTTATTCTGTGTTCCCTGCTAGTAATCAGGTATCGGATGTAGTCGTCCAGCCATACAACAGTATCCTAACTCTGAAACGGCTAGCGCTTCATGCTGAttctgttattgttatCGATAATGGTGCATTGACGAgaattgctgctgacacCTTAAATGTTCAGTCTCCTACATTTGCacaaacaaatcaattAGTTTCCACCGTCATGTCTGCTAGTACCTCTACATTACGGTATCCTGGCTATCTACACAATGATCTGGCTAGTATCATGGCCAGTCTGATTCCTTTCCCTAAAGCCCATTTCCTCATGACTTCATACACACCATTTACAAATGATACAGTAGACCAAGCCAAGCTGGTGCGAAAAACAACTGTTCTGGATATCATGAGACGGTTACTACAACCCAAAAACAGAATGGTCAGCACTGCCCAGTCAAAAACAAGTTGCTATATTTCTCTGCTAAATATAATTCAAGGAGAAGTCGACCCTACTGATATCCACAAGTCACTGCTACGTATTCGAGAACGGAATCTAGCCAACTTCCTACCGTCTTCACCTGCATCTCTTCAAATCTCTCTTGCTAGAAGATCTCCATATACTACGACCACACTGTCAAACTCTAGAATATCTGGTCTCATGCTGGCCAATCACACTTCTATCACCTCACTTTTCCAAAGATCTCTCGACCAATTCGACCGTCTGCTTCGACGACAGGCTTTTATTGAACAGTACAAAAAGCAGCCCATGTTTGAAAATGGTTTAGAAGAATTCGACGATTCGCGCGAGATACTCAGATCTGTTATAAAAGAATACAAAGATCTTGAGCAAGAGGTTCCTGAGGAACCTCTTGAAAACTAG
- the NIT3 gene encoding Nit3p (Nit protein; one of two proteins in S. cerevisiae with similarity to the Nit domain of NitFhit from fly and worm and to the mouse and human Nit protein which interacts with the Fhit tumor suppressor; nitrilase superfamily member; GO_component: GO:0005737 - cytoplasm [Evidence IDA] [PMID 14562095]; GO_component: GO:0005739 - mitochondrion [Evidence IDA] [PMID 14562095]; GO_component: GO:0005739 - mitochondrion [Evidence IDA] [PMID 14576278]; GO_component: GO:0005739 - mitochondrion [Evidence IDA] [PMID 16823961]; GO_function: GO:0016787 - hydrolase activity [Evidence IEA]; GO_function: GO:0016810 - hydrolase activity, acting on carbon-nitrogen (but not peptide) bonds [Evidence IEA]; GO_function: GO:0016810 - hydrolase activity, acting on carbon-nitrogen (but not peptide) bonds [Evidence ISS] [PMID 11380987]; GO_process: GO:0008150 - biological_process [Evidence ND]; GO_process: GO:0006807 - nitrogen compound metabolic process [Evidence IEA]): MSALARSLKIALIQFAAGADKAANLATVKTKVSEAVANGAKLVVLPECFNSPYAVSAFPKYAEKIPEGETTQFLSELAKKSNIFLIGGSIPEIGSDGKIYNTNVSFDTQGTIIAKHRKVHLFDIDVPGKIRFIESETLTGGSKATVFDVEGFGTVGLGICYDIRFPELASIAARKGAFALLYPGAFNTTTGPLHWKLLARARAVDNQVYVITASPSRDLTSSYHAYGHSQVIDPWGETVSEAQEGEEIIYATLEPEKIDSARSGIPVTSQRRFDVYEDVSTHAKVSDK, encoded by the coding sequence ATGTCTGCTCTGGCTAGAAGCTTGAAGATTGCCCTTATCCAGTTtgcagctggtgctgacAAGGCCGCGAACCTGGCCACTGTCAAAACAAAGGTATCGGAGGCCGTGGCTAATGGCGCCaagttggtggtgctgccagaATGTTTCAACTCGCCATATGCTGTGAGCGCATTTCCTAAATATGCTGAGAAGATCCCCGAGGGAGAAACCACCCAGTTTCTGTCGGAATTGGCAAAAAAGTCGAATATTTTCCTGATTGGCGGGTCAATTCCTGAGATTGGATCCGACGGCAAGATATACAACACCAATGTGTCGTTCGACACCCAGGGCACTATCATTGCCAAACACAGAAAAGTTCATTTGTTTGACATCGATGTTCCTGGAAAAATCCGGTTTATTGAAAGCGAGACTCTAACTGGCGGCTCGAAAGCCACTGTATTTGATGTCGAAGGATTCGGCACTGTGGGACTTGGAATCTGTTATGACATTCGATTTCCCGAACTGGCATCAATTGCTGCTCGCAAAGGTGCCTTTGCCCTGCTATATCCAGGAGCATTTAACACCACTACAGGACCTCTGCATTGGAAACTGCTGGCCAGGGCCCGAGCAGTTGACAACCAAGTGTACGTCATTACAGCATCTCCTTCGCGAGACCTGACCTCATCCTACCATGCCTACGGACACTCACAAGTGATTGATCCCTGGGGTGAAACCGTTTCAGAGGCTCAAGAAGGCGAAGAAATCATCTATGCCACCTTGGAGCCTGAGAAAATCGACTCTGCACGTTCTGGCATTCCCGTGACGAGCCAACGCCGTTTCGACGTCTACGAAGACGTCTCTACCCATGCCAAAGTATCAGACAAATAA
- the GRE3 gene encoding trifunctional aldehyde reductase/xylose reductase/glucose 1-dehydrogenase (NADP(+)) (Aldose reductase; involved in methylglyoxal, d-xylose, arabinose, and galactose metabolism; stress induced (osmotic, ionic, oxidative, heat shock, starvation and heavy metals); regulated by the HOG pathway; protein abundance increases in response to DNA replication stress; GO_component: GO:0005737 - cytoplasm [Evidence IEA,IEA]; GO_component: GO:0005737 - cytoplasm [Evidence IDA] [PMID 14562095]; GO_component: GO:0005634 - nucleus [Evidence IEA,IEA]; GO_component: GO:0005634 - nucleus [Evidence IDA] [PMID 14562095]; GO_function: GO:0032866 - D-xylose:NADP reductase activity [Evidence IDA,IMP] [PMID 11481678]; GO_function: GO:0004032 - alditol:NADP+ 1-oxidoreductase activity [Evidence IEA]; GO_function: GO:0004032 - alditol:NADP+ 1-oxidoreductase activity [Evidence IDA,ISS] [PMID 11306085]; GO_function: GO:0004032 - alditol:NADP+ 1-oxidoreductase activity [Evidence IDA] [PMID 11525399]; GO_function: GO:0003729 - mRNA binding [Evidence IDA] [PMID 21124907]; GO_function: GO:0016491 - oxidoreductase activity [Evidence IEA,IEA]; GO_process: GO:0042843 - D-xylose catabolic process [Evidence IDA,IMP] [PMID 12271459]; GO_process: GO:0019568 - arabinose catabolic process [Evidence IDA,IMP] [PMID 12271459]; GO_process: GO:0071470 - cellular response to osmotic stress [Evidence IDA] [PMID 11525399]; GO_process: GO:0034599 - cellular response to oxidative stress [Evidence IGI] [PMID 17919749]; GO_process: GO:0019388 - galactose catabolic process [Evidence IGI] [PMID 18811659]; GO_process: GO:0055114 - oxidation-reduction process [Evidence IEA,IEA]; GO_process: GO:0006950 - response to stress [Evidence IEA]) produces MTSSATVTLNPSGQKMPLVGFGAWKVGKDTCADTIYNAIKSGYRLIDGAQDYANEKECGQGVARAIKEGIIKREDIFITSKLWNTFHAKEHVEPMLKRSLADWGLEYFDLFLIHFPIAQKYVDPAVRYPPTYVNDIEKSIAYFQNTPISETWGALEKCVEAGLVKNIGISNFNAGLIRDLLTYAKIRPAVLQIEHHPYLTQPDLIKYVQAEGIAITAYSTFGPQSFIELNHPKAKSITLVLEHPTVLKIAEETKKTPAQVILRWVTQRNIAVIPKSNNQGRLVQNLDSTDFNLTEEQISAISALDIGLRFNNPADWPTPSPIF; encoded by the coding sequence ATGActtcttctgctactgttaCTCTTAACCCCTCCGGCCAAAAGATGCCTCTTGTTGGTTTCGGTGCCTGGAAGGTTGGCAAGGACACTTGTGCCGACACCATCTACAACGCCATCAAGTCTGGTTACAGACTTATTGACGGTGCTCAAGATTACGCCAACGAGAAGGAGTGTGGTCAAGGTGTTGCCCGTGCCATTAAGGAGGGAATCATCAAGCGTGAGGACATTTTCATCACCTCCAAGCTCTGGAACACTTTCCACGCTAAGGAGCACGTTGAGCCCATGCTCAAGAGATCTTTGGCCGACTGGGGTCTTGAATACTTTGACTTGTTCTTGATCCACTTCCCCATTGCTCAAAAGTATGTTGACCCTGCTGTCAGATACCCCCCCACCTATGTCAATGACATTGAGAAGAGCATTGCTTACTTCCAAAACACTCCCATCTCTGAGACCTGGGGTGCCCTTGAGAAGTGTGTCGAGGCTGGCCTCGTCAAGAACATTGGTATCTCCAACTTCAACGCCGGTCTTATCCGTGACTTGCTCACCTATGCCAAGATCAGACCTGCTGTTCTCCAAATTGAGCACCACCCCTACTTGACCCAACCCGACCTCATCAAGTACGTCCAAGCTGAGGGTATTGCCATCACTGCTTACTCCACCTTCGGTCCTCAATCTTTCATTGAGCTCAACCACCCCAAGGCCAAGTCTATCACTTTGGTCCTTGAGCACCCCACCGTTTTGAAGATCGCTGAGGAGACCAAGAAGACTCCTGCCCAAGTCATCCTCAGATGGGTCACTCAACGTAACATCGCCGTTATCCCCAAGTCCAACAACCAAGGTCGTCTTGTCCAAAACCTCGACTCCACCGACTTCAACCTCACCGAGGAGCAAATCTCTGCCATCTCTGCCCTCGACATCGGTCTCAGATTCAACAACCCTGCTGACTGGCCCACTCCTTCCCCTATCTTCTAA